Proteins encoded together in one Thermoplasmata archaeon window:
- a CDS encoding glycosyltransferase — MIAPSNASMSESPARAMTEGRNQDILIILLYAQDSKGMGHVTRNLTIARHLLAAYPNAVAFIATESPVVDDFSLPRRCDYIKLPRRLIPDGIRETQAEASDGKDHFRDIRGRMLREAALGLAPDLVLVDHEPFGYRGEFREGLFALKDRYPDTKLVLGLRDIMDDPGRIRAKWREKGVYDALKDLYDGIAVYGSRSLYDVADAYGIPPPVMSKLHYCGFVVREPPDVDPVAVRLRYGLPSKGPLVVATVGSGIDGAPVLEATEAAVERLRAKFPDLRAVLVTGPFMPSEQQAKLQEHATAAVRVVPRADNFQLMACADAIVSMGGYNSVYEALVVGRPLVIVPRCTHKVEQRIRAETLAAHDLARWIHPENLNKGRLAEDLEWALTRDRAAHARLVREVIPSFDGAANLTAYLGSWLGRAPAGGGHSGKEPSPLVQPA; from the coding sequence ATGATCGCCCCCTCTAACGCCTCGATGTCGGAAAGTCCCGCTCGAGCCATGACCGAAGGCCGAAACCAGGACATCCTGATCATCCTGTTGTACGCGCAGGACAGCAAAGGAATGGGTCATGTCACGCGGAACCTGACGATCGCGCGCCATCTCCTCGCCGCGTACCCGAACGCCGTGGCCTTCATCGCGACGGAGTCGCCCGTCGTGGACGACTTCTCGCTGCCGAGACGCTGCGACTACATCAAACTGCCCAGGCGTCTGATCCCCGATGGGATTCGCGAAACGCAAGCCGAAGCATCGGACGGTAAGGACCATTTTCGGGACATCCGAGGGAGGATGCTACGCGAGGCCGCCTTGGGACTGGCCCCGGACCTTGTCCTCGTGGATCACGAGCCCTTCGGGTATCGGGGGGAATTTCGCGAAGGACTCTTCGCTCTCAAGGACCGGTATCCCGACACGAAGCTCGTCCTCGGGCTACGCGACATCATGGACGACCCGGGGCGGATCCGGGCGAAGTGGCGGGAGAAGGGGGTGTACGATGCTCTCAAGGACCTATACGATGGAATCGCGGTGTACGGCTCGCGTTCCCTCTACGACGTCGCGGACGCCTACGGCATTCCACCTCCGGTGATGTCCAAGTTGCACTACTGTGGATTTGTCGTCCGCGAACCGCCGGATGTCGATCCCGTCGCCGTACGACTCCGTTACGGGCTTCCCTCAAAGGGGCCTCTCGTGGTTGCAACGGTGGGCAGCGGCATCGACGGCGCTCCAGTTCTCGAAGCCACCGAAGCGGCCGTCGAGCGGCTCCGCGCGAAGTTTCCCGACCTCCGCGCCGTCCTCGTGACGGGACCGTTCATGCCGTCCGAACAACAGGCGAAACTTCAGGAGCACGCGACGGCGGCCGTCCGGGTCGTCCCGCGGGCCGACAACTTCCAGCTCATGGCATGTGCGGATGCGATCGTGAGCATGGGCGGATACAACAGCGTGTACGAAGCCTTGGTCGTCGGCCGACCGCTGGTGATCGTTCCGAGGTGCACCCACAAGGTCGAACAGCGGATCCGTGCGGAGACGCTCGCCGCACACGACCTGGCCCGATGGATCCATCCGGAGAATCTGAACAAGGGTCGCCTCGCAGAAGACCTGGAGTGGGCCCTGACCCGCGATCGAGCAGCGCACGCGCGACTGGTTCGCGAAGTTATCCCTTCATTCGACGGGGCCGCTAACCTCACGGCATATCTCGGCTCGTGGCTCGGTCGCGCTCCCGCGGGCGGAGGACATTCCGGCAAAGAACCATCCCCGCTGGTGCAACCCGCATGA